Proteins encoded within one genomic window of Setaria italica strain Yugu1 chromosome IV, Setaria_italica_v2.0, whole genome shotgun sequence:
- the LOC101785382 gene encoding exocyst complex component EXO70B1 produces the protein MMQFSGGTASVLPPRAPGSLEPDYSTRSIYRDSIRRVSVSSGLCTSARFFLPTGGDTASSAGEGAYCWSSASSASWDASAGWSSVSQSFSSDGDLCFSDWGAADPDGDDELRAIARQMVHDGCMKGLIRGFSAGRSSSSSSAHYGCLGPDSSASREELLLLGSWFSELDVEWVLPTGQGDRTQLQLHLHLEDGCASIQDLTERWIKALKTMVQVLRITQLDLRAKKKPAAGNGIWHFMLLATGKTAEHEQEVAQFTRFAEVSLLRMLDFVDAVADAALNDDHSPETLPGMLQVYTCVVDDSPTVLSLFDEASSTTSTSTSTSMFEAMNDVFLRKRNKLSDAIRSMIEKVTVSFLRDRCIWTASLEEAGGVHKTTMLMMNYVMFLSRIEGALSFGLHDSSPVVNLIKDVISCLEKQLERTSNLISDPGLRYLYLMNNYSFISKKVSSLLLPPWTLMEDYKIEKPRKRDSVRRLPPMEDYVNQPDPNLRAKIETDSNLDGLVKTQSFIEAYLDASWEPVMSCLNHAIPHGFLRCGRALDKFESEFQRTYAMQKHWKVPNPELRKRLRKAIIEKVIPGYSKHLAEQTAKWKSIRQPKNTPLELEQLLEELFEG, from the coding sequence ATGATGCAGTTCAGCGGCGGCACGGCAAGCGTGCTTCCTCCGCGGGCGCCGGGGAGCCTCGAGCCCGACTACTCCACGCGGAGCATCTACCGCGATTCGATTCGGAGAGTCTCCGTCTCCAGCGGCCTGTGCACGTCGGCGCGGTTCTTCCTCCCAACCGGCGGCGACACTGCGTCCTCGGCGGGAGAAGGAGCCTACTGCTGGTCGAGCGCTAGCTCGGCCTCCTGGGATGCATCGGCCGGTTGGTCTTCCGTGTCCCAGTCCTTCTCGTCCGATGGCGACCTGTGCTTCTCCGACTGGGGTGCTGCGGACCCAGATGGAGACGACGAGCTCCGCGCCATCGCGCGGCAGATGGTCCATGACGGCTGCATGAAGGGCCTCATCCGAGGGTTCAGCGCTGGCCGCTCGAGCTCGTCGTCATCAGCGCACTACGGATGCCTCGGCCCCGACTCCAGCGCCAGCCGCGAAGAGCTCCTTCTCCTGGGCAGCTGGTTCTCAGAGCTGGATGTGGAGTGGGTTCTCCCTACCGGGCAAGGAGACAGGACgcagctccagctccacctccacctggAGGATGGATGCGCCTCCATCCAAGATTTGACGGAGAGGTGGATCAAAGCTCTCAAGACCATGGTGCAGGTGCTCCGCATCACGCAACTGGACCTCCGCGCAAAGAAGAAGCCAGCCGCCGGGAATGGAATCTGGCACTTCATGCTGCTGGCCACCGGGAAAACGGCGGAGCACGAGCAAGAGGTGGCCCAGTTCACGCGGTTTGCCGAGGTGAGCCTCCTCAGGATGCTTGACTTCGTTGACGCCGTGGCGGACGCGGCTCTCAACGACGACCACTCGCCGGAGACGCTCCCCGGGATGTTGCAGGTGTACACCTGCGTCGTGGATGACTCGCCGACCGTCCTGTCCTTGTTCGACGAAGCGTccagcaccacctccacctccacctccacctccatgtTCGAGGCCATGAATGATGTCTTCCTGCGGAAGAGGAACAAGCTGAGCGACGCCATAAGGAGCATGATAGAGAAGGTTACAGTTTCCTTCTTAAGGGACCGCTGCATCTGGACAGCCTCGCTGGAGGAGGCTGGGGGGGTCCACAAGACCACCATGCTGATGATGAACTACGTCATGTTCCTTTCGCGGATCGAAGGTGCGCTCAGTTTCGGCCTGCACGATTCAAGCCCCGTGGTCAACCTCATCAAGGATGTGATCTCCTGCTTGGAGAAGCAACTCGAGAGGACGTCCAATTTGATATCTGACCCAGGATTACGCTACTTATACTTGATGAACAATTACAGCTTCATTTCAAAGAAGGTTTCATCTTTGCTCTTGCCACCATGGACTCTGATGGAAGACTACAAGATCGAGAAGCCCAGAAAAAGAGATTCCGTGAGAAGACTTCCCCCAATGGAGGATTATGTTAACCAGCCAGATCCAAATCTTCGAGCCAAAATCGAAACAGATTCGAACTTGGATGGCCTTGTCAAGACCCAGAGCTTCATAGAAGCTTACCTCGATGCCTCTTGGGAGCCAGTGATGTCTTGCTTGAACCATGCCATACCTCACGGCTTCCTGAGATGCGGCAGGGCACTGGATAAATTCGAATCAGAATTCCAGAGAACGTACGCCATGCAAAAGCATTGGAAGGTTCCAAACCCTGAGCTTAGGAAGAGATTGCGCAAAGCCATCATCGAGAAAGTCATTCCAGGTTACAGCAAGCACTTGGCGGAGCAAACGGCCAAGTGGAAGAGCATTAGACAACCTAAGAATACTCCCCTTGAACTGGAGCAGCTACTTGAAGAATTGTTTGAAGGATGA